The Xylophilus rhododendri region CCGAACGCAAGCAGCCGGGCGACCGCCTGCCCAACGAGAAGGAGCTGATCGAACTCTTCGGCTACTCCAAGAGCACCGTGCGCGAGGCGCTCAAGGCGCTGGAGGTGCGGGGGCTGATTTCGATCCGCACAGGCCCCGGCGGCGGCGCCTTCCTGCAGCAGGTGTCGGTGGAGCATGCGAGCGAGCCGCTGCGCAACTTCCTGCATTTCCATCACCTGGACGGCCACCACATCTACCAGTTGAGGAAGGCGCTGGAGCCCGAACTCGCCGCGAGTGTGGTCGGCCGGCTGACCGAGGAGCAGTTCGAGCGGCTGCAAGCCAATGTGCACGTGTGCAAGGTGGAGCCGCAGTCCGAGGACGAGCTGCGTGCCCAGCGCGAGGCCGAGCTCGCCTTCCACACCATCCTGGCCGAGAGCTGCCCCAACCCGGTGCTGTCCTTCATGTGCCGTTTCCTCAACGACCTGCTGCGCGACCTGGTGGTCTACAAACGCGCCATGGAGCACCACCATTTCGGCCAGGCCAACGTGGACTACCACACGCTGCTGCTCAAGGCCTATCGCCAGGAAGACGCGGTGGAGGTGCGGCGCCTGATGGCCGAGCACATGGTCGATGCCGAGAACCACATGCACGAGATGGAGGCGCACATCGGCGCCAAGCATCTGCTGCTGCCCAGCGGGCAGCGCTGAGGGCCGCTCGCGCTAGAACGCGCGGCTGGCCACGGCCAGCCCGGCCGCCACGCCACCGAAGAGGTCGCCCTCGACCAGTGCCACGTCCGGGAAGGTGTGGCGCAGCACGTCCTGGAAGGGCTTCAGGGCGGAGGAGCCGCCGGTGAGGTAGAGCGCATCGGGCATGGTGCCCGAGACCCGGGCGCATTCCAGCGCGCAGGCGGCCACGCGGTTGAGCAGGCTGTGCAGGTCCAGCGCCAGTTCCGGCGGCTCGATGGTGGCGAACAGGCCGGATTCGGCTTCGCCCAGGTCGATGGCGGCGGCATGTCCGCCGGAAGACGCGGTGATCTTCGCGGCCTCCACCGCATGCGCCAGCCGGTGGCCGTGGCGGCCTTCGACGATCCTGGTCAGGCGTTCGTGCAGCTGCCGGTCGCTGTAGGAGAAACGCAGCTCGCGCACCGCACGCAGGGCGGCGGGCGTGGCGGTGCGGTGGATCAGGTGCCAGGTGGCCAGCTCGAAGAACACGGTGCTCGGCACCTCGCGGCCGGTGCCGCCCTTGTGGCCCAGGCCCAGCAGGGGCATGACACGGGCCAGGTTCAGGGCGCGGTCGTAGTCGGTGCCGCCGATGTGCACGCCGGTGGTGGCCAGGATGTCGCTGCGGCGGTCGGTTTGGGCGACCCGGTCCGGGCCCAGGCGCACCAGGGTGAAGTCGGAGGTGCCGCCGCCGATGTCGACCACCATCACGCGGGTTTCCTTCGTCACCCGGCGTTCGTAGTCGAAGGCCGCGGCGATCGGCTCCAGCTCGAAGCGCACTTCCTCGAAGCCGGCGCTGCGGGCGCAGTCGGCCAGGGCCGCTTCGGCGGCGGCGTCGCGGGTCTCGTCCTCGTCCACGAAATGCACCGGGCGGCCCATCACCGCGCGGCGCGGCCGGGCGCCGAGCTGGGCTTCGGCGCGGGTGGCCAGTTCCGACAGGAAGCGGGTCAGGATGTCGCGGAAGGGCACGGCCTCGCCGAGCACGGCGGTGCGTTCGTCGATCAGCGAGCTGCCCAGCAGGCTCTTGAGCGAACGCATCAGCCGGCCTTCCTCGCCGGCCAGGTACTGCTGCATGGCGGCGCGGCCGAAGAAGGTCGCCTGATCCTCGTCGCGGAAGAACAGGGCGGTCGGCAGCGTGGTGTGGGCGTCCTCGATCGGCAGGGGGCGGATCGAACCGTCCGGCAGGGCGGCGGCGACGGCGGAATTGGAGGTGCCGAAGTCGATGCCGACGGCGGGAGCGGAACGGAGGGACATGCAGGAGAGTCGGTGGGGGGCGGCGAGTCTAGCAGTCAGTCGGAGGACGGGGCGGCGGCGGGCGCGGCCAGCGAGGCATCGAGCACCCGCCGGTCGTCGAAGACGAAGCAGCCGCCGCGGTAATGCGCGCCGCCCTGCTCCTCGAAGTATTTCAGGATGCCGCCTTCGAGCTGGTAGACATGCTCCAGGCCTTCCTCGGCCATCAGGATCGCCCCTTTCTCGCAGCGGATGCCGCCGGTGCAGTAGCTGACCACGGTCTTGCCGGCGAATTCCTCGCGGTGCTCGCGCAAGGCCGCGGGGAATTCGGTGAATTTCTCGATGCGCCAGTCGATGGCGCCCTCGAAGGCGCCATGGTCCACCTCGAAGGCATTGCGGGTGTCGAGCAGAACCACCTCGCGGCCCTCGTCGTCCTGTCCGGCATCGAGCCAGCGGCGCAGCGTGGCGCTGTCCACCGCCGGGGCGCGGCCGGCCTGCGGCCGGATGGCCGGATGGTTCATGCGGATGATCTCGGGCTTGACCTTGACCATCATGCGGCCGAAGGGCTGCCTGTCGGACCAGCTCTCCTTGGCTTCGAGCCCGGCGAAACGCGGATCGAGCCGCAGATCGTCGAGGAAACGGTGCACGTCCTCGGCCGGCCCGGCCAGGAAAAGATTGATGCCTTCGCCCGCCAGCAGGATGGTGCCGCGCAGGCCCAGCGCCAGGGCCCGGTCCAGCAGCGGCTGGCGCAGCGCCTCGGCATCGGGCAGGGCGATGAAGCGGTAGGCGGAAATGTTCAGGATGGAGTTCACCCCCCGATTTTAGAAACCTGAAGGAACCGGGGTCGGCGCGGACGCCGATCGGCCAAGGTTCTTAAAATGCCCCGATGTTTGTACACCTGCGCCTGCACACCGAGTTTTCCGTCGTCGACGGCACCAACCGGATCGACGATGTCGTCAAGGCCGCTGCCCGCGACGGCCAGCCCGCTCTTGCCATCACCGACCTCGGCAACCTCTTCGGGGCGGTCAAGTTCTACAAGGCCGCGCGCGGCAAGGGCGTCAAGCCGATCATCGGCGCCGAGCTCTATCTGGAAGGCATAGGCGCCGATCCGGCGGTGCTGTCGAAGGTGGTGGTGCTGGTGCAGGACTGGAAGGGTTATCTCAACCTGTCCGAGCTGATCGCCCGCGCCTGGACCAAGGGCGTGGTGAAGGCCCTGGCCGTCTGCAAGCTGGAATGGCTGCGTGAACTCAACGAGGGCATGATCCTGCTGGCGGGCGCCCAGGCCGGCCCGGTGGGCCAGGCGCTGATCCGCCAGGACGATTCCGCCGCCGCCGATGCCGCGCTGCTGCTGGCCGGCATCTTTCCGCATCGCTTCTACCTGGAGATCCAGCGTGCCGGCCGGGTGGACGACGAAGCCCACACGGTGGCCGCCGTGCAGCTGGCCGCGCGCCTGAACCTGCCGGTGGTGGCCACCCATCCGACGCAGTTCACCGAAGTGGACGACTACGAGGCCCACGAGGCGCGCGTCTGCATCTCCGAAGGCGAGATCCTGGGCAACCAGCGCCGGGTGCGCAAGTTCACCCGTGAGCAGTATTTCAAGAGCACCGCGCAGATGGAGGCGTTGTTCGCGGACGTGCCTTCGGCCATCGCCAACACGGTGGAGATCGCCCGCCGCTGCAGCATCGTGCTGGACCTGGGGAAGCCGCAGCTGCCCGACTTCCCCACTCCCAACAACGTGCCGATCGCGGACTATTTCCGCATCGCCTCCTTCGAGGGCCTGGAGGTGCGCCTGGCCCACCTCTATCCGGACCTGGCCAAGCGCAACGCCAAGCGCCCGGAATACGTGGAGCGGCTGGAGTTCGAGATCAACACCATCCTGAAGATGGGTTTCCCGGGCTACTTCCTGATCGTGGGCGACTTCATCAACTGGGCCAAGAACAACGGCTGCCCGGTGGGCCCGGGCCGGGGTTCCGGCGCCGGCTCGCTGGTGGCCTACGCACTCAAGATCACCGACCTGGATCCGCTCGAATACAAGCTGCTGTTCGAGCGCTTCCTGAACCCGGAGCGGGTGTCCATGCCCGACTTCGACATCGACTTCTGCCAGGGCAACCGCGACCGCGTCATCGACTACGTCAAGGACAAGTACGGCAAGGACGCGGTCAGCCAGATCGCCACTTTCGGCACCATGGCCGCCAAGGCGGCGATCCGCGACGTGGGCCGGGTGATGGACATGAGCTACACCTTCGTGGACGGCATCTCCAAGCTGGTGCCGGCCAAGCCGGGCATGTCCTACACCCTGGCCTATCCGCCCGAGACCAAGAAGGACGGCGACAAGAACAACTACGCGCTGGAGCTGGAGCCCATGCTCTACGAGCGGGTGCGCAAGGAAGAGGACGTCAAGACCGTCATCGAGATGGCGCAGAAGCTCGAAGGCATGACCCGCAACATCGGCATGCATGCCGGCGGCGTGCTGATCGCCCCGGGCAAGCTGACCGACTTCTGCCCGCTCTACCAGCAGCCGGGCAGCGATTCGGCAGTGAGCCAGTACGACAAGGACGACGTGGAGGCCATCGGCCTGGTCAAGTTCGACTTCTTGGGCCTGGCCACGCTGACCATCCTGGAGATCGCCCGCGAGTTCATCAAGAAGCGCCACAAGGGCCAGGAGCTGTTTGCCTACGAGAACATCGCGATCGACGACACGGCCACCTACCGGCTGTTTGCCGAGGGCAAGACCGAAGCCGTGTTCCAGTTCGAATCCCGCGGCATGCAGGGCATGCTGCGCGACGCCAAGCCGACGCGGCTGGAAGACCTGATCGCCCTGAACGCGCTGTACCGCCCGGGCCCGATGGACCTGATCCCCAGCTTCGTGGCCCGCAAGCACGGCCGCGAGACGGTGGAGTACCCGCATCCGCTGGTGGCCGACATGCTGTCGGAGACCTACGGGATCATGGTCTACCAGGAGCAGGTGATGCAGACCGCCCAGATCCTGGGCGGCTATTCGCTGGGCGGCGCCGACCTGCTGCGCCGCGCCATGGGCAAGAAGAAGCTCGAAGAAATGGCGATGCACCGCGAGATCTTCCGCAAGGGGGCCGCGGTCAACGGGATTGCGCAGGACAAGGCCGACGAGATCTTCGACCTGATGGAGAAGTTCGCGGGCTACGGCTTCAACAAGTCGCATGCCGCCGCCTATTCGCTGCTGGCGTATCACACCGGCTGGCTCAAGGTGCATTTTCGGGCGGAGTTCTACTGCGCCAACATGACGGTGGAAATGGACGACACCGACAAGCTGCGGGTGCTCTTCGAGGATGCGCAGAAGCTCGGCATGACGTTCGAGCCGCCGGACGTCAACCGCGGCGGCTACCGCTTCGAGCCGGTCAGCAACACCGTGATCCGCTACGGCCTGGGCGCCGTCAAGGGCACCGGCCAGTCGGCCATCGAGGCGGTGGTGGCGGCGCGGGAGGAGGGCGGTGCCTTCTCCAGCCTGTTCGACTTCTGCAACCGGGTGGACCGGCAACGCATCAACAAACGCACGGTGGAGGCGCTGATCAAGGCCGGCGCCTTCGATGCGATCAACCCGCACCGCGCCTCGATGGTGGCCTCCATCGACCGCGCCTTCGAATACGCCGCCGCGCAGGCCGCCAACGTCAACCAGGGCGGGCTGTTCGACATGATGGACGACGGCCACGGCTCCAGCGCGCAGGAGCCCGACCTGGTCGAGGCCCGGCCCTGGGGCATCAAGGAGCGGCTGGTGCTGGAGAAGACGGCCGTCGGCTTCTATCTCTCCGGCCACCTGTTCGACGAGGTCTCGCGCGAGGTGCGCCAGTTCGTGCGCCGCGAGATCGGCGAGCTGGCCGATTCGCGCGAGCCGGTCACGCTGGCCGGCATCATCCTGGAGCTGCGTGTCATCAACGGCCAGCGCGGCAAGCTGGCGCTGATGAAGCTGGACGACAAGTCCGGCGTGATCGAGGCGACGGCCGACGAAGGCGTGCTCAACACCTACCGCAATCTGCTCAAGGACGACGAGATGGTCATCATCTCCGGCAAGCTGCAGCCCGACCGCTTCACCGGCGGCGTGCGCCTGAAGGTGGAACATGTCTGGGACCTGGCCACCGCGCGCTGCCGCTTCGGCAAGTTCCTGCGGGTGGCGGTCAACGGCAAGGCACCGGACATCCAGCGCATCGTGCGCGACCATCCGCCGGTGCGCGAGGTGTCCGAACAGGGCGAACTGCTGCGCGGGCTGGAGGTGCGCCTGTCGGTGCGCCGCGAAACGGCCGGCATGGAAGTCGGCGTTGACTTAAAGTTGGACGAGCGTTCCCTGTTCTTCCCGACCGACGCCGCATTGTCGAGCTGGATGGCCCAGGCCGAGGGCGGAAAAGCGGTCATCGTGTACGAATGAGATCCCAGCCCTTGAAGTTGCCGAAATACCACCAAAATCCCTGCTTGCTGCAGCGCGCAATTCCCACCGATAGAATGAATTTCATGGCGACCCAGTCCCCGTCCCCACCGCCGGTCAGCCCGGCAAATCCGGCCATCAAGCCGGCTCCCGCGCGGGACGATGGCGACTCGGTCGTGCTCGAGCGCCGCACCCAGCGCACCCAGCCGCCGCAGATGTTCCAGGTCGTCATGCTCAACGACGACTACACGCCGATGGAGTTCGTGGTCATGGTGATCCAGCAATTCTTCAGCAAGGACCGCGAGCAGGCGACCCAAATCATGCTCAAGATCCATCTCGACGGAAAAGGCGTCTGCGGCGTCTACTCGCGCGACGTGGCCGCGACCAAGGTCGACCAGGTCATGGACGCGGCGAGCAAGGCCGGACATCCGCTGCAGTGTGTGAGTGAACCGGTTGAATAAAGCCGGATCCATCCCTAATTACTGGCCATATTTTTACCGCTCGGCAAAGGAAATCTCATGATTGCCCAGGAACTGGAAGTCAGCTTGCATATGGCCTTCGTGGAGGCCCGGCAGCAACGACACGAATTCATCACCGTCGAGCACCTGCTTCTGGCACTGCTCGACAACCCGAGCGCCGCCGAAGTCCTGCGTGCCTGCTCGGCCAACATCGACGACCTGCGCAAGTCGCTGTCAAACTTCATCAAGGACAACACGCCCCAGGTGGCCGGCACCGACGAGGTGGACACGCAGCCGACGCTGGGTTTCCAGCGCGTCATCCAGCGCGCCATCATGCATGTGCAGTCCACCGGCAACGGCAAGAAGGAAGTCACCGGCGCCAACGTGCTGGTGGCGATCTTCGGCGAGAAGGACTCGCACGCCGTCTACTACCTCCACCAGCAGGGCGTGACCCGTCTGGACGTGGTGAACTTCATCGCCCACGGCATCAAGAAGGGCGAGCCGCCGGAACCCACCAAGTCCGGCGAGCCGCAGGCCGAGAGCGAAGAGACCCAGGCCGAGAAGAACGAGAAGGCTTCTCCGCTGGAGCAGTTCACCGTCAACTTGAACCAGCAGGCCAAGGAAGGCAAGATCGATCCGCTGATCGGCCGCGAGTACGAGGTCGAGCGGGTCATCCAGATCCTCTGCCGCCGCCGCAAGAACAACCCGCTGCTGGTGGGCGAGGCCGGCGTGGGCAAGACGGCCATCGCCGAGGGCCTGGCATGGCGCATCACGCAGAAGGACGTGCCGGAGATCCTGGCCGACTCCCAGGTCTACTCGCTGGACATGGGCGCGCTGCTGGCCGGCACCAAGTACCGCGGTGACTTCGAGCAGCGCCTGAAGGGCGTGCTCAAGTCGCTCAAGGACAAGCCGAACGCCGTGCTGTTCATCGACGAAATCCACACCCTGATCGGTGCCGGCGCGGCATCGGGCGGCACGCTGGACGCGTCCAACCTGTTGAAGCCCGCGCTGTCCTCCGGCCAGCTCAAGTGCATCGGCGCGACCACCTTCCAGGAATACCGCGGCATCTTCGAGAAGGACGCGGCCCTGTCGCGTCGTTTCCAGAAGGTCGACGTGGTCGAGCCGACGGTCGAGCAGACGGTCGAGATCCTCAAGGGCCTGAAGTCGCGCTTCGAGGAACACCACAGCGTGAAGTACGCGGCCGCCGCGCTGCAGGCTGCCGCCGAGCTGTCGGCCAAGTACATCAACGACCGCCACCTGCCCGACAAGGCGATCGACGTGATCGACGAGGCCGGCGCCGCCCAGCGCATCCTGCCGCCCAACAAGCGCAAGAAGACGATCACCAAGACGGAAGTCGAGGAGATCGTGGCCAAGATCGCCCGCATCCCGCCCGCCAACGTCAGCAACGACGACCGCGGCAAGCTGCAGACGATCGAGCGTGACCTGAAGAGCGTGGTCTTCGGCCAGGACAAGGCACTCGAAGTGCTGGCCTCCTCGGTCAAGATGGCGCGCTCGGGCCTGGGCAAGGGCGACAAGCCAATCGGCGCCTTCCTGTTCAGCGGTCCCACCGGCGTCGGCAAGACCGAAGCGGCCAAGCAGCTCGCCTACATCATGGGCATCGAGCTGATCCGCTTCGACATGTCGGAGTACATGGAGCGCCATGCGGTGAGCCGGCTGATCGGCGCGCCTCCGGGCTACGTCGGTTTCGACCAGGGCGGCCTGCTGACCGAGGCGATCACCAAGAAGCCGCACTGCGTGCTGCTGCTCGACGAGATCGAGAAGGCGCATCCGGACATCTTCAACGTGCTGCTCCAGGTCATGGACCACGGCACGCTGACGGACAACAACGGACGCAAGGCCGACTTCCGCAACGTCATCCTGGTGATGACGACGAATGCCGGCGCCGAGACGATGAACAAGGCGACCATCGGCTTCACCAACCCGCGTGTGGCGGGCGACGAGATGGCCGACATCAAGCGCATCTTCACGCCCGAGTTCCGCAACCGGCTGGACGCGATCGTCAACTTCAAGCCGCTGGATGAGAACGTCATCCTGCGGGTGGTCGACAAGTTCCTGCTGCAGCTGGAGCAGCAGCTCGCCGAGAAGAAGGTGGAAGTCACCTTCACCGACGTGCTGCGCAAGCATCTGGCCAAGAAGGGCTTCGACCCACTGATGGGCGCACGGCCGATGCAGCGGCTGATCCAGGACACGATCCGTCGTGCGCTGGCCGACGAGCTGCTCTTCGGTCGCCTGACCGAAGGCGGCCGCCTGACGGTGGACCTGGAAGATCCGACGGCCGAAAAGCCCGAGGTGAAGCTCGACATCACGCCGCTGCCCAAGCGCGAACGTGGTCAGAAGTCTGAGCCGGCCGAGCCGGAAGAAGCGACGACCGACTGATCGCGGCAAGCTCTTCGAGAGCTTCTCCGACAAGGGTTGGCAATGCAAATTGCCAGCCCTTTTTCGTTTTTTTACAGTGTCAAAACTTGCTATCAAAAGAGTCGTATGAGTGTGTGCATTTACTCACTACATTCTCGGCTTCTTCAACTTTTGATTCGCAAGAAGCATGAAATTTATCGAATCCCTACGCCGAAACGGACATCCCTTCCTTTTGCTTATGGCCGCTGCTGCTGCATTGACAGCATGCGGAGGAGGCGATGGCAAGACATCCACGGAGGCGTCGCCGTCATGGACCGACTACGTAGGTGACTACACCACCACCTGCCTGGCCAACTCGCAAGACGACGGCTCTCACCAGATCACCGGAACCCTGGCCGTCGATGCCAATGGCAAGTACACGGCCATCGCGCGTCTGGTGACGTACTCGAGCGCGTTCTGCAACACCGCGACGATCACTTCCGAAGTACAGGCGGGCTTCGATCTCAAGCCTCTGGACGGCGTGAAGAACATCGTCTCCACCGACCCCACGCGCCCGTCCGGCCCGGCCAACAAGCTCGAAGCGACCCTGGTCAATGCCACGGCAAAGATGGGCCAGATGAGCGGCAGCACTCCCGTGCTCGGCGTGAAGCTGACCGTCGGCTACATGCTGCGCGACAAGTCCATCCGTTTCCTCTCCGGCACGCGTGAGGCCGACGGCCTGGGCAAGTTCTTCAGCAGCGCCGTGCTGACCAAGGTCGAGCCGCCGCCTGTGCAGCCTCAGCCAGAGGCTTCCGGGTCCTGATCCCGGCGGACGGCGCGGAGCTTGCACCACGCCGTCCTGTACATTTGCGGCGCCTGGAGCTGGCATCTACATCCATGACCGACATCACTTTTCTCTGGCACGACTACGAAACCTTCGGCACCAATCCGCGCCGCGACCGGCCCTCGCAATTCGCCGCCATTCGAACCGATGCCGAACTGCGTGAAATCGGCGAACCCTTGATGGTGTATTGCCGGCAGACCGACGATTACCTGCCCGATCCGCAAAGCTGC contains the following coding sequences:
- a CDS encoding FadR/GntR family transcriptional regulator, with the protein product MTVGQNRPKRQKLSDLIVEDVKRWIVAERKQPGDRLPNEKELIELFGYSKSTVREALKALEVRGLISIRTGPGGGAFLQQVSVEHASEPLRNFLHFHHLDGHHIYQLRKALEPELAASVVGRLTEEQFERLQANVHVCKVEPQSEDELRAQREAELAFHTILAESCPNPVLSFMCRFLNDLLRDLVVYKRAMEHHHFGQANVDYHTLLLKAYRQEDAVEVRRLMAEHMVDAENHMHEMEAHIGAKHLLLPSGQR
- a CDS encoding Hsp70 family protein — translated: MSLRSAPAVGIDFGTSNSAVAAALPDGSIRPLPIEDAHTTLPTALFFRDEDQATFFGRAAMQQYLAGEEGRLMRSLKSLLGSSLIDERTAVLGEAVPFRDILTRFLSELATRAEAQLGARPRRAVMGRPVHFVDEDETRDAAAEAALADCARSAGFEEVRFELEPIAAAFDYERRVTKETRVMVVDIGGGTSDFTLVRLGPDRVAQTDRRSDILATTGVHIGGTDYDRALNLARVMPLLGLGHKGGTGREVPSTVFFELATWHLIHRTATPAALRAVRELRFSYSDRQLHERLTRIVEGRHGHRLAHAVEAAKITASSGGHAAAIDLGEAESGLFATIEPPELALDLHSLLNRVAACALECARVSGTMPDALYLTGGSSALKPFQDVLRHTFPDVALVEGDLFGGVAAGLAVASRAF
- a CDS encoding sulfurtransferase encodes the protein MNSILNISAYRFIALPDAEALRQPLLDRALALGLRGTILLAGEGINLFLAGPAEDVHRFLDDLRLDPRFAGLEAKESWSDRQPFGRMMVKVKPEIIRMNHPAIRPQAGRAPAVDSATLRRWLDAGQDDEGREVVLLDTRNAFEVDHGAFEGAIDWRIEKFTEFPAALREHREEFAGKTVVSYCTGGIRCEKGAILMAEEGLEHVYQLEGGILKYFEEQGGAHYRGGCFVFDDRRVLDASLAAPAAAPSSD
- the dnaE gene encoding DNA polymerase III subunit alpha gives rise to the protein MFVHLRLHTEFSVVDGTNRIDDVVKAAARDGQPALAITDLGNLFGAVKFYKAARGKGVKPIIGAELYLEGIGADPAVLSKVVVLVQDWKGYLNLSELIARAWTKGVVKALAVCKLEWLRELNEGMILLAGAQAGPVGQALIRQDDSAAADAALLLAGIFPHRFYLEIQRAGRVDDEAHTVAAVQLAARLNLPVVATHPTQFTEVDDYEAHEARVCISEGEILGNQRRVRKFTREQYFKSTAQMEALFADVPSAIANTVEIARRCSIVLDLGKPQLPDFPTPNNVPIADYFRIASFEGLEVRLAHLYPDLAKRNAKRPEYVERLEFEINTILKMGFPGYFLIVGDFINWAKNNGCPVGPGRGSGAGSLVAYALKITDLDPLEYKLLFERFLNPERVSMPDFDIDFCQGNRDRVIDYVKDKYGKDAVSQIATFGTMAAKAAIRDVGRVMDMSYTFVDGISKLVPAKPGMSYTLAYPPETKKDGDKNNYALELEPMLYERVRKEEDVKTVIEMAQKLEGMTRNIGMHAGGVLIAPGKLTDFCPLYQQPGSDSAVSQYDKDDVEAIGLVKFDFLGLATLTILEIAREFIKKRHKGQELFAYENIAIDDTATYRLFAEGKTEAVFQFESRGMQGMLRDAKPTRLEDLIALNALYRPGPMDLIPSFVARKHGRETVEYPHPLVADMLSETYGIMVYQEQVMQTAQILGGYSLGGADLLRRAMGKKKLEEMAMHREIFRKGAAVNGIAQDKADEIFDLMEKFAGYGFNKSHAAAYSLLAYHTGWLKVHFRAEFYCANMTVEMDDTDKLRVLFEDAQKLGMTFEPPDVNRGGYRFEPVSNTVIRYGLGAVKGTGQSAIEAVVAAREEGGAFSSLFDFCNRVDRQRINKRTVEALIKAGAFDAINPHRASMVASIDRAFEYAAAQAANVNQGGLFDMMDDGHGSSAQEPDLVEARPWGIKERLVLEKTAVGFYLSGHLFDEVSREVRQFVRREIGELADSREPVTLAGIILELRVINGQRGKLALMKLDDKSGVIEATADEGVLNTYRNLLKDDEMVIISGKLQPDRFTGGVRLKVEHVWDLATARCRFGKFLRVAVNGKAPDIQRIVRDHPPVREVSEQGELLRGLEVRLSVRRETAGMEVGVDLKLDERSLFFPTDAALSSWMAQAEGGKAVIVYE
- the clpS gene encoding ATP-dependent Clp protease adapter ClpS, with the translated sequence MNFMATQSPSPPPVSPANPAIKPAPARDDGDSVVLERRTQRTQPPQMFQVVMLNDDYTPMEFVVMVIQQFFSKDREQATQIMLKIHLDGKGVCGVYSRDVAATKVDQVMDAASKAGHPLQCVSEPVE
- the clpA gene encoding ATP-dependent Clp protease ATP-binding subunit ClpA, producing MIAQELEVSLHMAFVEARQQRHEFITVEHLLLALLDNPSAAEVLRACSANIDDLRKSLSNFIKDNTPQVAGTDEVDTQPTLGFQRVIQRAIMHVQSTGNGKKEVTGANVLVAIFGEKDSHAVYYLHQQGVTRLDVVNFIAHGIKKGEPPEPTKSGEPQAESEETQAEKNEKASPLEQFTVNLNQQAKEGKIDPLIGREYEVERVIQILCRRRKNNPLLVGEAGVGKTAIAEGLAWRITQKDVPEILADSQVYSLDMGALLAGTKYRGDFEQRLKGVLKSLKDKPNAVLFIDEIHTLIGAGAASGGTLDASNLLKPALSSGQLKCIGATTFQEYRGIFEKDAALSRRFQKVDVVEPTVEQTVEILKGLKSRFEEHHSVKYAAAALQAAAELSAKYINDRHLPDKAIDVIDEAGAAQRILPPNKRKKTITKTEVEEIVAKIARIPPANVSNDDRGKLQTIERDLKSVVFGQDKALEVLASSVKMARSGLGKGDKPIGAFLFSGPTGVGKTEAAKQLAYIMGIELIRFDMSEYMERHAVSRLIGAPPGYVGFDQGGLLTEAITKKPHCVLLLDEIEKAHPDIFNVLLQVMDHGTLTDNNGRKADFRNVILVMTTNAGAETMNKATIGFTNPRVAGDEMADIKRIFTPEFRNRLDAIVNFKPLDENVILRVVDKFLLQLEQQLAEKKVEVTFTDVLRKHLAKKGFDPLMGARPMQRLIQDTIRRALADELLFGRLTEGGRLTVDLEDPTAEKPEVKLDITPLPKRERGQKSEPAEPEEATTD